A single Primulina eburnea isolate SZY01 chromosome 11, ASM2296580v1, whole genome shotgun sequence DNA region contains:
- the LOC140804185 gene encoding G-type lectin S-receptor-like serine/threonine-protein kinase SD1-1 isoform X2 produces the protein MKRRILIASLTSMMGIILLAALSLILYIRKRNKDSIKGEQAGKFNESEHKELELPFFKLATILKATNCFSIENKLGEGGFGPVYKGMLEGGQEIAVKRLSGTSTQGLDELKNEVIFIAKLQHRNLVRLLGCCIRGDENMLIYEYLPNKSLDVILFDETAGYLLDWQKRFHIINGIARGLLYLHQDSRLRIIHRDLKASNILLDSEMNPKISDFGTARSFGGNETAAQTRRIIGTYGYMSPEYAVDGIFSVKSDVFSFGVLVLEIVSGKRNRGFSHSDHHLNLLGHVWTLYKEERLQEVAEATLRNPQELPQVIRSIHVGLLCVQHNPEDRPSMSSVVLMLGNEGVLPEAKHPGFFTEREPIVSQDSTTTDATNSPNQLTITVLDPR, from the exons ATGAAGAGAAGAATACTTATTGCGAGTTTGACATCAATGATGGGAATAATTCTTCTAGCTGCTCTGAGCCTCATCCTGTATATTCGGAAGAGGAATAAAGATTCAATCAAGGGTGAACAAG CAGGAAAATTTAATGAAAGTGAACACAAAGAGTTGGAGCTACCTTTCTTCAAATTAGCTACAATTCTCAAAGCTACTAATTGCTTTTCCATTGAAAACAAGCTTGGGGAAGGAGGTTTTGGACCCGTTTATAAG GGCATGCTTGAAGGGGGACAAGAAATTGCTGTGAAACGTTTATCAGGAACCTCTACTCAAGGGCTCGATGAGTTGAAGAATGAAGTAATCTTTATTGCCAAACTTCAGCACCGAAATCTGGTGAGGCTTCTAGGATGCTGCATTCGCGGAGATGAAAATATGTTGATATATGAATACTTGCCAAACAAAAGTCTAGATGTGATTTTATTTG ATGAAACAGCAGGTTATTTACTTGATTGGCAAAAACGTTTCCATATTATCAATGGAATAGCCAGGGGACTTTTGTATCTCCATCAAGATTCCCGATTGAGGATTATCCATCGAGATCTCAAAGCCAGCAACATATTGCTAGATTCAGAAATGAATCCAAAGATATCGGACTTTGGAACGGCAAGAAGTTTCGGAGGCAATGAGACTGCAGCTCAGACACGTCGAATAATTGGGACATA TGGCTACATGTCTCCAGAGTACGCAGTGGACGGGATCTTCTCCGTAAAATCAGACGTATTCAGCTTTGGGGTACTAGTACTAGAAATCGTGAGTGGAAAGAGAAACAGAGGATTTTCACATAGTGATCATCATCTCAACCTTCTCGGACAT GTTTGGACCCTTTACAAAGAAGAAAGATTGCAAGAAGTGGCCGAAGCCACTCTACGAAATCCTCAAGAGTTGCCTCAAGTGATAAGGTCGATCCATGTTGGCCTGTTGTGTGTGCAGCACAACCCTGAAGATAGACCGAGCATGTCCTCTGTGGTTTTGATGTTGGGTAACGAAGGCGTGTTACCCGAAGCCAAACATCCTGGTTTCTTCACAGAAAGAGAGCCCATAGTTTCTCAAGATTCAACAACCACGGACGCAACGAATTCACCTAATCAACTCACCATCACCGTGCTAGATCCCAGATAG